A genomic stretch from Erigeron canadensis isolate Cc75 chromosome 9, C_canadensis_v1, whole genome shotgun sequence includes:
- the LOC122582600 gene encoding DNA gyrase subunit B, chloroplastic/mitochondrial-like: MALLKPLHYSSFYYRLIMSSSRFLIPITSLSVSPSPPSLFLKPRSSLGVRTLSTNRVLVPRVFMSTSASSSSSSSVAEVTRKKDGPDHYGSENIQILEGLDAVRKRPGMYIGSTGFRGLHHLVYEILDNCVDEAQAGFASKVDIILHADGSVCIADNGRGIPIDLHPGSKKSGVETVLTVLHAGGKFGGDSSGYKVSGGLHGVGLSVVNALSEALEVTVWRDGKECHQSYTRGKPHKPLDCKDLPAESRDRTGTCIKFSPDAQIFTSGMEFDYDTIAARVRERAFLVPGLIITIKKEDTDPEKNRFDEYCFAGGLVEYVKWLNADKQPLHDILNFRKESDGITIDVAFQWCSDAYSDTMLGYANSIRTVDGGTHIDGLKASLTRTLNNLGKKSKIIKEKDISLSGEHVREGLTCVISVKLPNPEFEGQTKTRLGNPEVRKLVDNSLQEYLTEYLELNPDVLDSILSKSLNALKAALAAKRARELERQKSVLKVSSLPGKLADCSATDPEVAEIFIVEGDSAGGSAKQGRDKNFQAILPLKGKILNVERKDEAAMYKNEEIQNLIRALGLGVKGEDFKKDSLRYHKIIILTDADVDGAHIRTLLLTFFYRYQRALFDEGCIYVGVPPLYKVSRGKQSFYCYDEAELKKLQSSFPSHIIPTIQRFKGLGEMMPLQLWETTLDPKTRLLKKLVVEDAAEANVTFSSLMGARVDIRKEMIQTTARKMDLKHLDI; the protein is encoded by the exons ATGGCTCTTCTTAAACCCCTTCATTATTCATCTTTTTATTACAGGTTAATCATGTCTTCTTCAAGATTCTTGATACCCATTACTAGTCTCTCTGTTTCACCTTCCCCACCCTCTCTTTTCTTAAAACCCAG GTCAAGTTTGGGAGTGAGGACACTATCTACAAACAGGGTTTTAGTTCCAAGGGTATTTATGTCAACTtcagcttcttcttcttcttcaagttctgTTGCTGAAGTTACTAGAAAGAAAGATGGGCCAGACCATTATGGGTCTGAAAATATTCAG ATATTGGAAGGTTTAGATGCCGTGAGGAAAAGACCAGGCATGTACATTGGAAGTACGGGTTTTCGTGGTCTGCATCATCTG GTTTATGAAATATTGGACAATTGTGTTGACGAGGCCCAAGCTGGATTTGCTTCAAAGGTCGATATCATTTTACATGCAGATGGTTCCGTGTGCATAGCTGATAATGGACGTGGG ATTCCAATTGACTTGCACCCAGGCTCAAAAAAATCAGGAGTGGAGACCGTCTTGACT GTTTTGCATGCCGGTGGGAAATTCGGCGGGGACAGTAGTGGTTATAAGGTCTCAGGTGGACTACATGGCGTGGGTTTGTCTGTAGTTAATGCATTGTCTGAG GCATTAGAAGTTACTGTTTGGAGAGATGGTAAAGAGTGCCATCAAAGCTATACACGTGGAAAGCCTCATAAACCTTTAGACTGTAAAGACCTTCCAGCTGAATCACGTGATCGCACAGGGACATGCATAAAGTTTTCGCCTGATGCACAGA TATTCACATCTGGAATGGAGTTCGATTATGATACTATTGCTGCACGAGTCCGGGAGCGAGCTTTTCTAGTCCCTGGG TTGATAATTACTATAAAGAAAGAAGATACAGACCCTGAGAAGAACCGATTTGATGAGTATTGCTTTGCCGGGGGGCTGGTTGAGTATGTAAAGTGGCTAAATGCTGATAAG CAACCGCTTCATGATATCTTGAACTTTCGAAAGGAATCTGATGGGATCACCATCGATGTAGCTTTTCAATG GTGTTCGGATGCCTATTCCGATACAATGCTGGGGTATGCTAATAGCATACGCACAGTTGATGGTGGGACTCACATTGATGGTCTCAAAGCTTCACTAACCAGGACACTCAACAATCTTGGAAAGAAGTCCAAAATTATCAAG GAAAAGGATATCAGCTTAAGTGGCGAGCATGTGAGGGAGGGACTCACTTGTGTGATATCGGTCAAACTTCCAAATCCGGAGTTTGAGGGTCAAACAAAG ACACGTTTGGGAAATCCAGAAGTTAGGAAGCTGGTTGATAACTCGCTCCAAGAGTACCTCACCGAATACTTAGAGTTGAATCCTGATGTTCTTGATTCAATTCTCTCCAAGTCCCTCAATGCTTTAAAG GCGGCTTTAGCAGCCAAGAGGGCGCGTGAATTGGAGAGACAAAAGAGTGTTCTGAAGGTGTCATCTCTTCCAGGAAAGCTTGCTGATTGTTCAGCCACAGATCCTGAAGTAGCTG AGATTTTTATCGTTGAAGGAGATTCAGCAGGTGGAAGTGCTAAACAGGGTCGTGACAAGAACTTCCAGGCTATTCTTCCTTTAAAGGGTAAAATTTTGAACGTTGAAAGAAAGGATGAAGCTGCGATGTACAAGAATGAAGAGATTCAAAATTTAATTCGTGCACTTGGTCTTGGAGTGAAG GGAGAGGATTTCAAAAAAGATAGTCTACGATACCATAAGATTATAATTTTAACTGATGCCGATGTTGATGGTGCTCATATTCGTACattattgttaacatttttCTATAGATATCAG AGAGCTTTATTTGATGAAGGTTGCATATACGTTGGTGTGCCACCCCTATACAAG GTTTCTAGGGGGAAGCAGTCATTCTACTGTTATGACGAAGCAGAACTTAAAAAACTTCAGAGTTCATTTCCTTCACATATAATACCTACTATTCAGAGGTTCAAAG